The Paenibacillus sp. FSL H7-0357 nucleotide sequence AAAATACTGGCGATGTGGCTGCCGATCCTAACGTTCTTCGGTCAAGGCTTTGAGCACACGGTGGTCAATATGTTCGTGATTCCTGCCGGAATGCTGCTAGGGGCAAAAGTCAGCTTTGGAGACTGGTGGATCTGGAATGGTATCCCCGTTCTGCTCGGGAATTTTCTCGGCGGGGTGCTGTTTACTGGCCTGCTGTTCTATCTTTCGCAAAAAAGCTTTAAGTCCGGAGCTTCTTCCGCTGGGGATCAGCCGTCCGGACGGGGAGATGCTGTTATCTCAAGCACGGCAGCATTGGAGAAAGGCCTATGAAACAGGGAAGCATAAGTATTGTTGGAGCAGGACCGGGGGACCCGGAGCTGATTACGGTCAAAGCGCTGCGGCGCATTCAGACTGCGGATGTTATTCTCTATGACCGGCTGGTGAATGAAGAATTGCTCGCTTATGGCAGGAAGGAGGCAATGCGCATCTATTGCGGCAAAGCGCCGGGCCAGCATTCTATGCCGCAGGATGGCATTGAAAGGCTGATGATTAAACACGCTTCCGCCGGCAGCCATGTCGTCCGCTTAAAGGGCGGCGATCCCTTCGTCTTCGGACGGGGCGGGGAAGAAGCGCTTGCCTCTGCTGCTGCGGGAATTCTCTACGAGGTCATTCCCGGCATTACTTCGGCCATCGGTGCAGCGGCTTCCGCTGGAATTCCTTTGACTCATCGCGGCCTCGCCGCCTCATTTGCCATCGTAACCGGCAGCCGCTGCCACGATCATGCTGCTCCTGTCCGCTGGGATGCGCTTGCTCACAGCGTGGATACCCTTGTCATTTACATGGGGGTGAGCCAATTGAGCGGGATCCGCGAACAGCTGCTGAAGCATGGGAAGGATGCTGCAACTCCTGTAGCGCTGATCGAGAATGGGACTACAGCCCGTGAGCGGACGGTGACCGGTACGCTTGGCAACATCGACAAGCTGGCCACGGTTATGAAGATCAGCAATCCGGCACTTATTATCATCGGTGAAGCGGTGAAAGTGAGGGAACAGCTGCTGGCTCTGGAGAATGCCGCACGTTCGCAAATTGGATAATCGCATGGATTATAATTTTTAGGAACTGTCAAGATGTAAGTGAGTGCAGTCACAGGCCCCGGTTGAATATAAAATCTATACTTATTCCATAATCTATTTAGGAGCAACCTGCTCTAAAGGAGAGTGGAGGATATGCAAATTCAACTGGATCCCTTAACTTCCGGACGACTTGAAGAAAGTCTTAATGATAAACCCGGATCCTTCAAATTATTCTATGACACGGAAGATTGCGGCTGCAACGGTGTTTTGGTTTTGTTGATCGTAAATGAACCTAATACAACGGATATCGTCTTCCAGCAGCAACCCTTCGTCTTTCTCTGCGACCGCCAGCAGGAATCATTATTTGATGAGGTGATGACTCTGGAAGCCGACGAACATTATCCATCCTACAAGCTGACAAGCGATTCCACTTTATTCGGAAGCAATATCAGAGTGAGAGATGCGCGGCAATAAATTTGTCAGATGACAAGAACATAGTCCTTTAAGAATCCGCGCTCTGCGCGGTTTTTCTGTTGTAAGGGGCCCGGTTATTATCCTCCTCGGGATAAGAACTGGGTCCCTTTGCCGGCGATGTACTCCTGGAATTTATGTAAAGTGTATTCCTTATGATGCCAGGCAGGCTCAATCTCTCAGAGTCCAGCTGTTTCCACTTTCTTCATATAATTTTGACTGTGTACAATAAACTCTGCGGCCACCGGAGAAACGTACTGAAAGTCACGTACGGCAAGTACGACCTCGCGAGTTATGGCTGGTCGAAGGGGAACAGCCGTCACTTTTGGCAATACCTCCGGCATGAACAGTTCGGGCAGGATGGTGACCCCGACCCTTTCCTGCACCATGGAGAGGATTGTGGCCGGATCCCTCACCTCGAAGGTGATGTTCGGTACATTGCCATGCTCCTGTAACAGTTTTTGGATGCCATAGTCTTTAACCATAATAAAGCATTTGCCCCTCAGTTGGTCGAAAGTGAGAAACGGTTCGTCTTTCAGCGGACTATCGTTTGAAACAAACACCTTCATTTGATCCTGAAGCAACGGAAACGTATGTAGCTCTTTGTCAGGCGTGGTGGTAAAGCCGACATCTATTACGGAGCCGGAGATCCAGCTGTGAATCTCTTCGTAGCTCCCCTCAAACAAGACAATATCAATCTGAGGAAACAGCTCCCGGAACGAACCGATTAAGCCGGGAAGCACCTTAGCGGATACACTGGGAATGACTCCGATACGAAGTGTTCCCGCTTCCAATCCCAAGGAAGCAGAGGATTCCTCTCTCATGCATGATGTAATACGCAAAATTTCCCGGGCATGCTGAATCATCCGTTCACCGATGTAGCTCGTGGAGATGCCGCGCCGGTTGCGGTGAAACAACAAGATTCCCAATTCCTTCTCCAGACTGTTGATCATTTGCGATACCGCCGACTGCGTAAACCCCAATGCATCTGCCGCTCTGGTAAAATTTTTGTGCTCCGATACTGCAATTAGAACTTGTAGCTGCGTAAGTGTCATGTTTCCTCCTTAGACATTAGTAATTACTTATTAACTATATAATAAAGCATAATTTCACTAATGGTATACTGCGTCGTATACTCTACCTTGTGAGCAGTGAATCAACTGTAAAAAGGGAGGAATATTTTATGCATCCTGAGTGGAAGAGCATCTGTAATGATTTTATCCAGGCAACCTCTTACGCTGTCGGCGATTTGGAAAAAGGTTGGGCGGCAAAGTACGACTTTTCTAAAGCTCCGCCTACGTATTTGCGGTATGAAGACGCTATTGTGCATATCCCATTGGGAAATCCGGACTTTCCGGAAGCTCCAGCCCTGTGGGAACTGCTGAACAACCGCCGTACCAAGCGTAATTTCACCAATGTGCCACTTTCATTGAACGAATTAAACCTATTGCTCTGGGGAACACAGGGAATCACTGCAAATATGGAGGGGTATCAACTTCGGACAACGCCTTCCGCAGGAGCACTTTATCCGATTGAAACTTATCTGCTGGTGAATAACGTGGTAGGATTGGAAAAAGGACTGTATCACCTGGATGTGGAGCGATGGACCTTGGAAGGGTTAAAACTGGAGGACGTAGCGCAGGTTGCCTATCTGTTTACGGAGGAGCAGGAGATGACCCGCCGGGCGGCCGTTAACTTTGTTTGGACTGCAGTGGTTGGACGCACGGAAGACAAGTACAACGAACGGGCATATCGGTACATATGGTGGGATGCAGGTCATGTCTCACAGAATCTTCATACTGTCGGGAACGGGTTGGGGCTGGGGGTAGCCACCATAGGCCACTGGTTCGACAATAACATGAACGAATATCTGGGCATCGACGGGAGCAGTCATCTCTCTGTTCTGATGGCATCCGTCGGCAAAACAACGGGAAAAGGCTGGAAGCATGATAGAAGGCCTACTTAAGTAGCGTAAGAGAAGGAGATGAAGATAATGAGTAATTTTGCTAAAACACCACAACCGCCTTATTACGCGGTTATCTTCTCGAGTCAACGTACCGAAGGAGATCATGGATACGATAGCATGGCAGAGAATATGGTAACATTGGTGTCCAAACAACCAGGTTTTTTGGGTGTGGAAAGTGTCCGGGATTCGCTTGGTTTTGGGGTAACGATCTCTTACTGGGAATCCTTGGAGGCCATTAAAAATTGGAAAGCAAACGAAGCGCATGGATTAGCACAGGAAAAAGGGAAAACGGATTGGTACGAAAATTACATCACGAGAATCTGTAAAGTAGAAAGAGAATACTCCCTAAATGAAGTCTAAGAAGTTCATTTTCCTATAAAAATCCCGTCTTACGTTAACAAGAAGATCGAAATCTTCGAGCGGATGCTAAGTGAGATGGAGTGAAATATCATCTGCATGCCAAAAACCCACCTGTCTCAGCATTTCAGCATAGGTGGGTTTTTGGCATGTTCATTCGCGATGTTTAATAAGCCGTCCAGCCGCCATCTGCTACGATGACGGTTCCGTTCACGAAACTGGATTCTTCGGAAGCAAGGAACAGCGCTACTTGAGCAATTTCTTCCGGTTTGCCGACCCGCGGGTTCAGGGCCAGTCCTGGCTGGGTACGCCCCATACCAAATTGACTAATGTTTGTCATTGAAGAACCAATATTAGTCTCAACTGCGCCCGGTGCAATAGCATTGCAGCGGATTCCCTGCTGAGCGTACATGAAGCCGGTATTCTTGCTGAAACCCACAACGGCATGTTTAGAAGCGGTATAGGTAGCACCGGCCCGGGCACCGTTTAATCCTCCGGCCGAGGCGACGTTGATAATTACCCCTTTTTGTTTATCAAGAAAGATGGGGAGAGCTTTGCGCGTTGAGAGCATTACGGAGTTCGTATTGATTGCGAAGACACGGTCCCATTTGTCATCTTCAATATCCCCGGCAGGTTCGAAATTATCCATAATTCCGGCATTGTTCACCAGAATATCCAATGTGCCATAGGTATTCACTGTAGTATCTATCAAATTCTGAATGTCTGCTTCGGACGCTACATTCGCCTTTACTGCAATAGCCTGGCCTCCGGCTGACTTGATTTCGTCTACGGTGCCTTTAGAAGCTTCTTCGTGAATATCTGAAACTACGACCTTGGCACCTTCTTTTGCATAAAGCAAAGCGATTGCCTTACCCATTCCTGAAGCTGCCCCCGTAACCACAGCTACTTTGTCCTGAAGTCTCATCTGAATTCCTCCAATGTCGCGAATATCTTCCAAACGCTAGTATCTTTTAAAGGTATCCAGTTTATGCAGAATCACTGTGCTGTACCTGTGGATCACTTCCTTAGGTTTATTTGCATGTTATCTGCTTTATGTTATTCTGGAAATAATTATGGTAGTTTACAGGGAAGGAAGAGAGCGATTGTGAAGTATATCGGGCTGGATATCGGAACGACTTCAATTTCCGGATTGGTGTATGATCTGGAGCAGCGAACAGTGCTTCATACCATTTCGGATGAGGGAGGAAATACCCCTACTGGCTCAGCGGAGTGGGAAAGGCTGCAGGACCCTGAAAGAATTCTCCTGCAAGTGGAAGATATTCTGGAGCAACTGGTATCATGGGAACCGGATGTGTCCGGGATAGGCCTGACCGGACAAATGCACGGTATCCTATATATAAATAGAAATGGGCAACATGTCAGTCCGCTTTATACTTGGCAAGATGGCAGAGGGGGTCTTCCTTACGATGCTTCGCTTTCTTATGCGCAGAAGCTGAGTGAATCGACCGGCTACCCGGTCACTCCAGGCTACGGGCTGGCAACACACTATTATAACCTGCTGCATGATCTTGTTCCGAATGATGCCTCCAGCTTCTGTACGATTGCCGATTATGTGGCATTAAGGTTAGCAGGGTGCGATGTGCCAAGAATCGACGCAACACAAGCTGCTGCGATTGGCTGCTACAGCTTCCTTCTAAATGATTTTGACCGGACAGCCCTTGCTGAGGCAGGAATTGTTTCGAAGATGCTGCCACAGGTTGTACCCTCAGGAACGGTAGTAGGACTCACATCTCACGGAATTCCTGTATACACCTCGCTAGGAGATAATCAGGCAAGCTTTCTGGGAAGTGTACCGGCTCCTGACCAGTCGCTGCTGCTGAACATCGGTACAGGTAGCCAACTGTCGGTGCTGCTGCCGGAGGGTATGGAGCAAGTAGACGGAATGGAAATGCGGCCTTATCCCGGCGGTGGTGTGCTCATGGTAGGTGCTGCACTCAGCGGAGGCAAATCCTACGCTCTTTTGGAGCATTTTTTCCGGCAAATCATCGAAGCTTATACCGGAGAAGCAGCGGAAGAAGTATACAGTATAATGGATCGGCTGTTAAAGGATAATCCGGCGGGTAGCCAGGGGTTAACGGTACACTCACAGTTCCTTGGAACCCGATCAAACCCTAGTACGCGCGGCAGCATAGAAGGCATTTCGCTGGACAATTTCACTCCCGGCAAACTTGCCCATGCCTTTCTGGAGGGGATGGTTGATGAGTTGCACGTATTCTACACGGCTCTTGGGATGAAAACCGGCAGAACCTACGATTATATAGTCGGCTCTGGTAACGCACTGCGTGCCAACACAGTATTATGTGCCAAAGTCCGGTCGGCGTTCAGGCTTCCTTTTAGTCTGAGTAGCTCACAGGAAGAAGCGGCAGTGGGTTCGGCATTATGCGCAGCGGTAGGATCAGGTTACCTAAGCAGCTTCAGAGAAGCCGGAGAATACATAACGCTGGAACAAAGCAATCAAACCTGCGAGGTAGAGATTAGCAGCAAGGATAAACTTCGCCTGATGGACAAATACGGATTGTCTGCTCCAGAGCCACAGGAATCTGTTATACCGTTTATTAGTGATGCTGAAGAAGCAGAGCGTGCAGAACTTCCTTACACGCAGAGTGCAGGTTTAATGGAGTCCGGTCCCCGGATAATCCCTGTTCTGCCCGGACAATCCATTGGCCCGCTGCGGCTTGGAATGACCGAAGCAGAGATCGCGAAAGCCGCAGCGGAATTTCCGTTATTTTATAAAGTAGAATATAACGGTGCCGGATCGGCGGTATTCATCGAAATCGCCAATTCTGGGGAAGAGTGGACCTGCAGTTTTGCCGGGATTGATCTATTTGCTACCATGGCTGAGAAGCTGATAATTATTCTGGATCAATTATCTCCCTATGAACGGAATCCTGCGGAAACCGGATGCACCTATACTTTTCCGCAGCTTGGTCTGACGTTATGGCGGTCCGATGCCCTTAGCGAAGCGGATCTGCTTACTGAAGAGTATTTGTCGCTTCCTCCCGATATTTACGAGGATGAGAAACGGCTGCTGTATTTTGAATCGGTGTCAGTGTTTGTTCTATTAAAGGAGGTTAACGATGAAACGGATGCCCTTTGAACGTCCAACCGAACATTATGATGCACGGATCATGGATATCGACGAGAAAATCTGTGCCCTAATCAAGCAGCGGAAAGATATCTCCGGCAATAATCCGGGCTTTCCTCCCTTAGAGCAAATCTCTAAATGGGCGGCGGATTTCGAACTCTACGAGGATTTGTTAAAATCAGTATTCGGAACCTTGTTAAGTGAAGAGCATTTTAAACCCTTGATTGAGCCTTCCGGATTCAGACAACATATTCCTGTGCTTCAATCCATTGAGCAGGGTGAATATTTCTATACACTGACTTCCTTGCGGCAATACAGCAATGCCAGCGTAATTACATTCAATATAGATTGGGATGTTACGGTAGATGATCTGATCAGACATTCCTATAAACATCACAAACATTTTGAACTTGATCTGGGTGAAGCTTATGACTGCCGAATGTCAGATGGCGGTAGCTCAACGGGGCATGCCGCTTATAATTATGTGGTCTCCCCTCCGCTGCCTGACGATTTATCAGGGATAGACCTTGCATTTAAGGAATACATCGGACCATTCAAGAACAAAGAGACAGGTACTGAAATTGTTTTTAGCGTGAAATGATGCTGATTTATCCCTTTATCGCCCCGCGATGTTTCCATAATGGACTAAACAGACAACCTGCGAATATAAGCATATTTATGCTTAGCGTAATCAGGAACACCGTGCGCGGCCCCGACAGCTCAGAGATCCAGCCCGACGCCATAATGGCGAAGGGCATCCCCAGCTTGAAGATTGATCCCGTAATTCCGCTGACCCGGCCAATTAGCTGATAAGGTGTCGTCTCCTGGCGGAACGTCCAGATGCTTACCGTGCTTATCGTCTCAAACAAACCGTATAGAAACAGACCGAAGGCAAGTACATAAGCAGAGTGCGACCAATAAAAGATGATACTCGTCAACCCGACGCATAAACTGGATAACGTAATCAGCTGTCCAACTGTGAAATAACCCCGCAATTTACCGATCAGCAGGCTTCCTGCCAGTCCTCCGATTCCAGCAGCCGAGAAAACGAGGCCAAGTAGCGCGTTCCCGAGCTTCAGTTCATCTTTTGCGAAAAAAATAATTGTCGTATCCACCATCCCTGACGTGCTGTTCAGAAAAATAACGGCGATCGTCATCGTCCATAATAACTGGTTCGTGCGTAATTCAATCCAGCCTGCATGCAGCTCTTTCCAGAAGCCGTCTCGCTTCGAAGAAGGCGATGCGGTCTCTTCATGGGTTCGAATACAGGAAAGTGTAATGAAGGCCAAGGTGAATGCAACCGCCGTAATCAGCAGAGATACATGGAGATTGGGTAGGATGAGCAACAAGCCGCTTAATACGGGTCCGGCGATCCCGACAAAGGTCGTCACGAAATTGTAGGATGCATTTGCCGGGGTGAGCATAGACTTGGGAAGCGATTGCTTCACCATGGCAACCCGGGCGTTAGAATAGGCATACCCAAAGGTCATCAGCAGAAAACCCGCAATGTACAACAGCCAAAGAGAATGACTCCCCATTTCGATAGCCGCGTACAACCCCGCGAGAATTACGATCTGCAGCAGAATAGCCGTTAAAGACCACCTTTTCTTATGTACCCTGTCTACCAGTACGCCAATGAACATCGCGAGCAGCAAATTCGGCAGGAATTCAATGCCCCTCATCGTCGACATAACCACGGAGGACTTCGTGAGATCATACAAGATGAGCGGGAGGGCAAGCTCATAGATCTTGTTCCCCAACGCCATGATCGCACCTGTCCCTAATAGAATCATAAAAGCCGGACTGCGCCAAATGGATAGCACCGGCTGCGCTTGCGTTATGTTGGATGACATTAGTTCATACACGCTCCTCTTTACGGCTGGAATGACTCAAATTATACTTTTACAAAAGTGGTAGTAAAATAGAAAAGTTAATTTATTGATTTCGCCTTTTAGAGGAGTGACGATGATGGATATTGAAGATCATTACTTAACGCTGCATAAACAATATGAGTTAAAGCCGGATAAAGCCTGGTTTCCCGTGTCGATGGATGAGCTGTCGGTTATCTTTGACTGCACGCGCCGCAATACGCAATTTCTCGTCCAGAAGCTGAAGGAGCATGGTTATATTGACTGGAAATCGGGACTGGGCAGGGGGAATACTTCACAGCTTGTACTTCTCCGGGACAAAGAAGAGCTGATTCTGGAAAAAGCGCGCAGACGGGCGCAGCAAGGCCGGATTCGTGAAGCCTTCGAATGTCTGCAGGCCAGTAGTGACGAATCTCTGCATACGCAGTTCCACAGCTGGCTTGGTGACCAGTTTGGCATGCATAAACAGCGGAGTGATGAGGATGTGCTGCGGTTTCCCTTTTACAGGCCCGTGCCTGATCTTGATCCGCTGACAGTTGTCCGGAGAACGGAGGCGCATATGATCCGCCAGTTGTTTGATACATTGGTGGAATACGATCCGCAGCAGCAGACGCTGAAGCCTGGACTTGCCCATCACTGGGAGTGTGACGAAACGAAAAGCCGCTGGACCTTTTATTTGCGCAAGGGCGTGATGTTCCATCATGGTAAAAGGCTGACGGCGGAGGATGTGCGCTTTACTTTCGAGCGTATCAGGAACTGGAGTGCCGGCGATTTTCTGGCACAAAGTGTGCTGCAGGTGGAGATGAAGAGTACGTATAGTGTTTGTTTCCAGCTGGCTGAGCCGAATGCGCTGTTTGCGCATTTTATAGCCACCGAAAGATTTTCAATCATTCCGAATGATTTGGAGCAGATAGCTGCTAGACATGACTTCGCCAGGCTGCCAGTGGGCACCGGCCCATTTCAAATGACGGAGAATAATGAATCCATCCTGGTGCTGGAGGCCAATGAACGTTATTTTAATGGACGGCCTTTCTTGGACCGGATTGAAATGTGGGTGTGGCCTAATTACGAAGAACAGCTGCGGAGCAGGGAGCGGTCTTCGGATCAAACACAGCTGCTGTATTTTGAAGCGCTTAGCAAGGGGGATTCTGACCGGACATTGAACCAATATGAGCTCGGCAGTACATTGCTAACG carries:
- a CDS encoding iron-sulfur cluster biosynthesis family protein encodes the protein MQIQLDPLTSGRLEESLNDKPGSFKLFYDTEDCGCNGVLVLLIVNEPNTTDIVFQQQPFVFLCDRQQESLFDEVMTLEADEHYPSYKLTSDSTLFGSNIRVRDARQ
- a CDS encoding SgrR family transcriptional regulator — translated: MMDIEDHYLTLHKQYELKPDKAWFPVSMDELSVIFDCTRRNTQFLVQKLKEHGYIDWKSGLGRGNTSQLVLLRDKEELILEKARRRAQQGRIREAFECLQASSDESLHTQFHSWLGDQFGMHKQRSDEDVLRFPFYRPVPDLDPLTVVRRTEAHMIRQLFDTLVEYDPQQQTLKPGLAHHWECDETKSRWTFYLRKGVMFHHGKRLTAEDVRFTFERIRNWSAGDFLAQSVLQVEMKSTYSVCFQLAEPNALFAHFIATERFSIIPNDLEQIAARHDFARLPVGTGPFQMTENNESILVLEANERYFNGRPFLDRIEMWVWPNYEEQLRSRERSSDQTQLLYFEALSKGDSDRTLNQYELGSTLLTFNLSKDGVVQDRRLREAIHLALDRKQMIRELQGKRAVTSSGFDPGWNDPAYGSDLDEAKALLRASTYAGEVLQLYTYEYFSNEEDVRWIRQECGKLGVKVEINVLPILELSQAGVIVQADMIFVGEVLGGQPSIALIEMYRSPNGYIRNHLDAATLAKVDGRIRDALETADPEQRMQILSGIEAELKRQCSVLFMYHSVQTVGHEKSLHGIEMNAWGKIDYKEIWIK
- a CDS encoding SagB/ThcOx family dehydrogenase → MHPEWKSICNDFIQATSYAVGDLEKGWAAKYDFSKAPPTYLRYEDAIVHIPLGNPDFPEAPALWELLNNRRTKRNFTNVPLSLNELNLLLWGTQGITANMEGYQLRTTPSAGALYPIETYLLVNNVVGLEKGLYHLDVERWTLEGLKLEDVAQVAYLFTEEQEMTRRAAVNFVWTAVVGRTEDKYNERAYRYIWWDAGHVSQNLHTVGNGLGLGVATIGHWFDNNMNEYLGIDGSSHLSVLMASVGKTTGKGWKHDRRPT
- a CDS encoding antibiotic biosynthesis monooxygenase family protein, whose protein sequence is MSNFAKTPQPPYYAVIFSSQRTEGDHGYDSMAENMVTLVSKQPGFLGVESVRDSLGFGVTISYWESLEAIKNWKANEAHGLAQEKGKTDWYENYITRICKVEREYSLNEV
- a CDS encoding sedoheptulokinase, translated to MKYIGLDIGTTSISGLVYDLEQRTVLHTISDEGGNTPTGSAEWERLQDPERILLQVEDILEQLVSWEPDVSGIGLTGQMHGILYINRNGQHVSPLYTWQDGRGGLPYDASLSYAQKLSESTGYPVTPGYGLATHYYNLLHDLVPNDASSFCTIADYVALRLAGCDVPRIDATQAAAIGCYSFLLNDFDRTALAEAGIVSKMLPQVVPSGTVVGLTSHGIPVYTSLGDNQASFLGSVPAPDQSLLLNIGTGSQLSVLLPEGMEQVDGMEMRPYPGGGVLMVGAALSGGKSYALLEHFFRQIIEAYTGEAAEEVYSIMDRLLKDNPAGSQGLTVHSQFLGTRSNPSTRGSIEGISLDNFTPGKLAHAFLEGMVDELHVFYTALGMKTGRTYDYIVGSGNALRANTVLCAKVRSAFRLPFSLSSSQEEAAVGSALCAAVGSGYLSSFREAGEYITLEQSNQTCEVEISSKDKLRLMDKYGLSAPEPQESVIPFISDAEEAERAELPYTQSAGLMESGPRIIPVLPGQSIGPLRLGMTEAEIAKAAAEFPLFYKVEYNGAGSAVFIEIANSGEEWTCSFAGIDLFATMAEKLIIILDQLSPYERNPAETGCTYTFPQLGLTLWRSDALSEADLLTEEYLSLPPDIYEDEKRLLYFESVSVFVLLKEVNDETDAL
- a CDS encoding SDR family oxidoreductase, with the protein product MRLQDKVAVVTGAASGMGKAIALLYAKEGAKVVVSDIHEEASKGTVDEIKSAGGQAIAVKANVASEADIQNLIDTTVNTYGTLDILVNNAGIMDNFEPAGDIEDDKWDRVFAINTNSVMLSTRKALPIFLDKQKGVIINVASAGGLNGARAGATYTASKHAVVGFSKNTGFMYAQQGIRCNAIAPGAVETNIGSSMTNISQFGMGRTQPGLALNPRVGKPEEIAQVALFLASEESSFVNGTVIVADGGWTAY
- a CDS encoding MFS transporter, giving the protein MSSNITQAQPVLSIWRSPAFMILLGTGAIMALGNKIYELALPLILYDLTKSSVVMSTMRGIEFLPNLLLAMFIGVLVDRVHKKRWSLTAILLQIVILAGLYAAIEMGSHSLWLLYIAGFLLMTFGYAYSNARVAMVKQSLPKSMLTPANASYNFVTTFVGIAGPVLSGLLLILPNLHVSLLITAVAFTLAFITLSCIRTHEETASPSSKRDGFWKELHAGWIELRTNQLLWTMTIAVIFLNSTSGMVDTTIIFFAKDELKLGNALLGLVFSAAGIGGLAGSLLIGKLRGYFTVGQLITLSSLCVGLTSIIFYWSHSAYVLAFGLFLYGLFETISTVSIWTFRQETTPYQLIGRVSGITGSIFKLGMPFAIMASGWISELSGPRTVFLITLSINMLIFAGCLFSPLWKHRGAIKG
- a CDS encoding LysR family transcriptional regulator, which codes for MTLTQLQVLIAVSEHKNFTRAADALGFTQSAVSQMINSLEKELGILLFHRNRRGISTSYIGERMIQHAREILRITSCMREESSASLGLEAGTLRIGVIPSVSAKVLPGLIGSFRELFPQIDIVLFEGSYEEIHSWISGSVIDVGFTTTPDKELHTFPLLQDQMKVFVSNDSPLKDEPFLTFDQLRGKCFIMVKDYGIQKLLQEHGNVPNITFEVRDPATILSMVQERVGVTILPELFMPEVLPKVTAVPLRPAITREVVLAVRDFQYVSPVAAEFIVHSQNYMKKVETAGL
- the cobA gene encoding uroporphyrinogen-III C-methyltransferase, with the protein product MKQGSISIVGAGPGDPELITVKALRRIQTADVILYDRLVNEELLAYGRKEAMRIYCGKAPGQHSMPQDGIERLMIKHASAGSHVVRLKGGDPFVFGRGGEEALASAAAGILYEVIPGITSAIGAAASAGIPLTHRGLAASFAIVTGSRCHDHAAPVRWDALAHSVDTLVIYMGVSQLSGIREQLLKHGKDAATPVALIENGTTARERTVTGTLGNIDKLATVMKISNPALIIIGEAVKVREQLLALENAARSQIG